The [Flavobacterium] thermophilum genome has a segment encoding these proteins:
- a CDS encoding putative secretion ATPase, PEP-CTERM locus subfamily — translation MYKSFYSLSREPFAKETDPSEAYQGASFQEALRALEYVKRTRGIGLLIGEPGAGKTFALRALKESLNPSLYHVVYFPLSTGGVMDFYRGLALGLGEEPKYRKVDLFRQIQQTIERLYHERRITPVFILDEMHLAKDAFLQDIAILFNFEMDSTNPFVLILAGLPHLQGKLRLNQHHPLDQRIIMRYRMGPLEREEVAGYIEHRMKQAGAKHPIFTPSALEAIALQSRGWPRVINTLATTCLLYGYQLKKDAIDEEVVRMAAEEMGY, via the coding sequence GTGTATAAATCGTTTTACTCCCTTTCGCGGGAGCCGTTTGCGAAAGAAACAGACCCGTCCGAGGCGTATCAAGGGGCGTCATTTCAGGAAGCGTTGCGGGCGCTGGAGTACGTGAAACGAACACGGGGGATCGGGCTGTTGATCGGAGAGCCGGGGGCGGGCAAGACGTTCGCCCTTCGGGCGCTGAAAGAGTCATTGAATCCATCATTGTATCATGTCGTCTACTTTCCGTTATCCACCGGAGGCGTGATGGATTTTTACCGTGGACTGGCCTTGGGATTAGGAGAGGAACCGAAGTACCGCAAGGTAGATCTCTTCCGCCAAATCCAGCAGACGATCGAGCGATTGTATCATGAACGACGGATCACGCCGGTGTTCATTTTGGACGAGATGCATTTAGCAAAGGATGCATTTTTACAGGACATCGCCATCTTGTTCAACTTTGAGATGGATTCGACCAACCCATTTGTCTTGATTTTGGCCGGGCTGCCCCATTTACAGGGGAAGCTGCGGCTCAATCAGCACCACCCTCTCGACCAACGGATCATCATGCGATACCGGATGGGGCCGCTGGAGAGGGAAGAGGTGGCGGGCTACATCGAGCATCGGATGAAACAGGCCGGGGCGAAGCATCCGATCTTCACTCCATCGGCGTTAGAGGCGATTGCCCTGCAGTCGCGGGGATGGCCTCGGGTGATCAACACGTTGGCCACGACGTGCCTGTTATACGGGTATCAGCTGAAAAAGGACGCCATTGACGAAGAAGTGGTGCGCATGGCCGCGGAGGAAATGGGGTATTAG
- a CDS encoding Transposase and inactivated derivatives, with protein MDESMRHDIALFRYGLIAPLVNGQVEPKAYLNEVGGRVHSIPHQGDKPIAAKTILDWCARYKKGGFDALKPKRRSDRGRSRRLSPDDEDHILALRKEHPTMPVTLFYEQLTKQGDIPTTLSYFTIYRLLKKHNLVGKEILPMPERKRFAYDQINELWQGDLSHGPTIRVHGKAQKTFLIAYIDDCSRLVPYAQFFPSEKFDGLRIVTKEAVLRCGKPKRIYSDNGKIYRSEVLQYACAEMGITLIHTQPYDPQSKGKIERFFRTVQTRFYPLLELNPPKSLDELNERFWKWLEEEYHRKPHASLDGKTPHEVFQSQVHLVSFIEDGDWLDAIFLKREHRKVKADGTITLNKQLYEVPPRFIGQSIELRYDERGVYVYEDGRKVAEAVRVRLEDNAYVKRHRSPFAAIPAKEGEHGV; from the coding sequence ATGGATGAATCGATGAGACACGACATCGCGCTGTTTCGGTACGGGCTGATCGCTCCGTTGGTGAATGGCCAGGTGGAGCCCAAAGCGTATTTGAATGAGGTGGGCGGGCGAGTGCACTCGATTCCCCATCAAGGGGACAAACCCATTGCGGCGAAGACGATTCTGGATTGGTGCGCCCGATACAAAAAAGGGGGCTTCGACGCCTTGAAGCCGAAGCGCCGTTCGGACCGCGGCCGCTCCAGACGTCTGTCCCCCGATGATGAGGATCATATTCTAGCATTGAGGAAGGAACATCCCACCATGCCCGTGACCCTATTCTACGAACAACTCACCAAGCAGGGGGACATTCCCACCACCCTCTCATACTTTACTATATACCGATTGTTGAAAAAACACAACCTGGTGGGAAAAGAAATCTTGCCGATGCCGGAGCGAAAGCGTTTTGCGTATGACCAGATCAATGAGCTATGGCAAGGGGACTTATCCCATGGACCCACGATTCGCGTCCATGGGAAAGCCCAGAAAACGTTTTTGATCGCGTATATCGATGACTGCTCGCGGTTAGTGCCATATGCCCAATTTTTCCCTTCGGAGAAGTTTGACGGGCTGCGGATCGTCACGAAGGAAGCGGTGCTTCGTTGCGGGAAGCCGAAACGCATTTACTCGGACAACGGGAAAATTTATCGGTCCGAGGTGCTGCAGTATGCGTGCGCCGAGATGGGGATTACACTCATCCACACCCAGCCGTATGACCCGCAAAGCAAGGGAAAAATCGAACGGTTCTTCCGCACCGTACAGACACGGTTTTATCCACTGTTGGAGCTGAATCCGCCGAAATCGCTTGACGAGTTGAACGAGCGTTTTTGGAAGTGGCTTGAAGAGGAGTATCATCGAAAACCGCACGCCTCACTGGACGGAAAAACGCCGCATGAGGTGTTTCAATCGCAAGTGCATCTCGTGTCGTTCATCGAAGATGGCGATTGGCTGGATGCGATTTTTCTGAAACGGGAGCACCGCAAGGTGAAAGCCGATGGCACGATCACCCTGAATAAACAGCTATACGAAGTGCCGCCTCGGTTCATTGGGCAATCGATTGAGCTCCGCTATGATGAACGGGGCGTCTATGTGTACGAAGATGGAAGGAAGGTGGCGGAGGCCGTTCGGGTTCGTTTGGAGGACAACGCCTATGTAAAACGCCATCGGTCCCCGTTTGCGGCGATTCCGGCGAAGGAGGGAGAACACGGTGTATAA